Proteins from a single region of Oceanispirochaeta sp. M1:
- a CDS encoding sodium:proton antiporter has product MSLNLLIVLTLIGGWIFSRLFTKIGLPNVLGMIIWGMFIGFFAKGNTPESLNELSPFLKSMALIVILLRAGLGISPKTLARVGKTALLMSFLPCIFEGAALMVLLHHFMGFSWVVAGTCSFILAAVSPAVVVPSMLNFQESGLGQDKEVPTIVLAGASLDDVFAITLFSIFLGLSTGQDVQISRALLNIPISILGGILPGIVVGFGLAWYFRKYHERVRATEKILLLLGLAILLVDIGNNIHTAALLGVMTSGFILLERVEHVAHELAAKLKKIWIFAEIILFVLIGLSVDLQVAWNAGLTGLLIISGGLVFRSLGVWLATLGSGLNRKERLFCVIAYIPKATVQAAMGSVPLAAGVPEGELILALAVLAILFTAPLGLLGIRNLGPKLLSPPA; this is encoded by the coding sequence GTGAGTCTGAATCTCCTGATTGTTCTGACTCTGATCGGAGGCTGGATTTTTTCCAGACTCTTTACAAAAATAGGACTACCCAATGTCCTGGGTATGATTATCTGGGGGATGTTCATTGGTTTCTTTGCAAAAGGCAATACCCCGGAATCTTTAAATGAACTCAGTCCCTTTCTTAAATCTATGGCTCTTATCGTCATTCTTCTCAGAGCCGGCCTGGGGATCAGCCCCAAGACTCTGGCCAGGGTAGGCAAGACGGCTCTGTTGATGTCTTTTCTCCCCTGCATCTTTGAAGGGGCGGCCCTGATGGTACTACTCCATCATTTTATGGGTTTCTCATGGGTTGTTGCAGGTACCTGCAGTTTTATATTGGCTGCAGTGTCTCCGGCAGTTGTGGTACCATCCATGCTGAATTTTCAGGAGAGCGGACTGGGGCAGGATAAAGAGGTTCCAACTATTGTTCTGGCCGGGGCGTCCCTGGATGATGTTTTTGCAATTACACTGTTCTCCATCTTTCTTGGTTTATCAACCGGACAGGATGTACAGATAAGCAGAGCTCTTCTGAATATTCCGATCTCAATTCTCGGTGGTATTCTGCCGGGAATCGTTGTGGGGTTCGGTCTGGCCTGGTATTTCAGAAAATACCATGAAAGAGTCAGAGCCACAGAGAAAATTCTACTCCTTCTGGGCCTGGCGATTCTGTTAGTGGATATCGGTAATAATATTCATACAGCCGCTCTTCTGGGAGTTATGACAAGTGGTTTTATCCTTCTTGAGAGAGTGGAGCATGTGGCTCATGAACTGGCCGCCAAACTAAAGAAAATCTGGATTTTTGCTGAAATAATTCTCTTTGTTCTTATCGGCCTTTCTGTGGATCTGCAGGTGGCCTGGAATGCAGGGCTAACGGGTTTGTTGATTATCAGCGGCGGGCTCGTATTCCGTTCTCTGGGTGTATGGCTTGCTACTCTGGGCAGTGGTCTGAACCGGAAGGAGAGGCTTTTCTGTGTGATAGCCTATATTCCCAAGGCAACAGTGCAGGCTGCCATGGGCTCTGTTCCCCTTGCCGCCGGTGTGCCCGAAGGTGAGCTGATTCTGGCGTTGGCAGTTCTTGCCATTCTGTTTACTGCCCCTCTGGGACTGCTGGGTATAAGAAACCTTGGACCGAAACTTCTCAGTCCGCCGGCGTAA
- a CDS encoding valine--pyruvate transaminase, with product MKISAFGEKFTAKSGILELMDDLGKAVAGDEKVCMLGGGNPAQIDEVQEVWRKRLFALLGDGSLEKALVSYDTPQGRHSFLEAVSGLLKENFGWDIGPANIAITNGSQPAFFILFNLFAGMNAEGVKKKILFPLCPEYIGYADQGVEEDIFTTCPASIEEIDEFTFKYHVDFSKLELSDDIGAVCVSRPTNPTGNVISDDEVKQLSELAESADVPLIIDNAYGAPFPRIIFEDVNPFWNKNTILSMSLSKIGLPSVRTGIIVANPEVIEAVSSCNAIINLANVNIGQVLTESMFRSSEILEISRDKVMPFYRNKSIQAQEWIRKYMPPQVDYRVHKSEGAIFLWIWFKNLSITSRELYERLKKRKVIIVPGEYFFFGLEKDWEHSRQCIRLNYSQDEASVEEGIRLIAEEAAKAVNS from the coding sequence ATGAAAATCAGTGCATTTGGTGAAAAGTTCACAGCTAAGAGCGGAATTCTTGAATTGATGGATGACCTGGGTAAAGCCGTAGCCGGGGATGAGAAAGTCTGTATGCTGGGCGGTGGAAATCCTGCGCAGATTGATGAGGTCCAGGAGGTATGGAGAAAGAGACTTTTCGCACTCCTGGGTGATGGGAGTCTTGAGAAGGCTCTGGTTTCCTATGATACTCCTCAGGGGAGGCACTCTTTTCTTGAGGCTGTATCCGGATTGCTGAAAGAGAACTTCGGCTGGGATATCGGCCCTGCGAATATCGCCATAACCAATGGCAGCCAGCCAGCCTTTTTTATCCTGTTCAACCTTTTTGCCGGCATGAATGCTGAGGGTGTAAAGAAGAAGATACTCTTTCCCCTCTGCCCCGAATATATAGGGTATGCGGATCAGGGAGTCGAAGAGGATATCTTTACCACCTGTCCGGCATCAATTGAAGAGATTGATGAATTTACGTTTAAATACCATGTGGACTTTTCCAAGCTGGAACTCTCCGATGATATCGGAGCGGTCTGTGTTTCACGCCCGACTAATCCTACTGGAAATGTGATCAGTGATGATGAGGTAAAGCAGCTTTCCGAGCTGGCTGAATCGGCAGATGTGCCTCTGATTATTGACAATGCCTACGGGGCACCCTTTCCCAGGATTATCTTCGAAGATGTGAATCCTTTCTGGAATAAAAATACAATACTCAGCATGAGCCTGTCCAAGATCGGACTTCCCTCGGTGAGAACCGGAATCATCGTGGCAAATCCTGAGGTCATAGAGGCTGTCTCATCCTGTAATGCTATTATTAATCTTGCCAATGTGAATATCGGTCAGGTTCTTACGGAGTCAATGTTCAGGAGTTCTGAAATCCTTGAAATAAGCCGTGATAAGGTTATGCCCTTCTACAGAAATAAATCTATTCAGGCCCAGGAATGGATCAGGAAGTATATGCCCCCTCAGGTGGATTACAGGGTTCATAAGAGTGAAGGCGCTATCTTTTTATGGATATGGTTTAAGAATCTTTCCATTACTTCCCGTGAGCTTTATGAACGGCTTAAGAAAAGAAAGGTCATCATTGTTCCCGGAGAATATTTTTTCTTTGGTCTTGAAAAAGACTGGGAACACAGCAGACAGTGCATACGCCTCAACTACTCTCAGGATGAAGCCTCTGTTGAAGAGGGTATCCGTCTTATTGCCGAGGAAGCAGCAAAGGCAGTGAACTCGTGA